The proteins below come from a single Sorghum bicolor cultivar BTx623 chromosome 4, Sorghum_bicolor_NCBIv3, whole genome shotgun sequence genomic window:
- the LOC8066413 gene encoding uncharacterized protein LOC8066413, with protein sequence MAENTHGSGRCALGDLTNVLCKRPATSDLEKSTGGIKIRRIEKDTGTGKGFDENAKTSSRGKGIVFGHLFDGVAKENFERPSIFQNTRVQHMAAEAAGLLSKEASDLKNHYASIDSFDLSDKEQDSSLESEGDYDDEDNDEMNGELPHHFCTSELANKTSTNDDECLTQEEIVGSSGNQKPLSSLDAMAGGDMPSSSIQHASMRTGGLEEAVATKSCACSFCLKAAFMWMDLHYQDARSRLSVLKKNIKFARLLEERSRGSEYAANVAGYNSKRAVGMEFELSQQQRSLFLYTENALVRESTQLHSTFVKLKELRENCKTNLETISKSSMRK encoded by the exons ATGGCGGAAAATACTCATGGTAGTGGCCGATGCGCGCTTGGGGACTTGACGAATGTCCTTTGCAAGCGACCAGCCACATCAGATCTGGAGAAGAGTACAGGTGGGATAAAGATCAGACGGATTGAAAAGGACACTGGGACTGGGAAAGGGTTTGATGAAAATGCAAAAACCAGCAGTAGAGGGAAGGGAATTGTATTTGGGCATTTGTTTGATGGTGTTGCCAAAGAGAATTTCGAAAGGCCTTCTATCTTTCAGAACACTAGGGTTCAACACATGGCTGCCGAAGCAGCTGGGCTGTTATCCAAGGAGGCCAGTGACTTGAAGAACCATTATGCATCAATTGATTCATTTGATCTCAGTGATAAGGAGCAGGATTCTTCGCTGGAATCTGAAGGTGACTACGATGATGAAGATAATGATGAGATGAATGGTGAACTGCCACACCATTTTTGCACCTCAGAGCTAGCTAATAAAACATCAACAAATGACGACGAGTGCTTGACTCAGGAGGAGATAGTTGGTTCATCAGGAAATCAGAAGCCTCTGTCTTCATTGGATGCTATGGCAGGTGGTGACATGCCAAGTTCTAGTATTCAGCACGCTTCTATGAGAACTGGGGGTTTGGAAGAAGCTGTCGCCACAAAATCTTGTGCTTGTTCTTTCTGTCTTAAGG CTGCTTTTATGTGGATGGATCTCCATTATCAGGATGCAAGAAGCCGGCTTTCTG TATTGAAGAAAAACATCAAGTTTGCCAGGTTGTTGGAGGAAAGAAGTAGAGGAAGTGAATATGCTGCCAATGTAGCCGGATATAACTCAAAGCGAGCTGTGGGAATGGAGTTCGAACTATCTCAACAACAGAGATCACTCTTTCTTTATACAGAAAATGCCCTTGTCCGCGAGTCAACACAGCTT